One window of Deltaproteobacteria bacterium genomic DNA carries:
- the lpxI gene encoding UDP-2,3-diacylglucosamine diphosphatase LpxI (LpxI, functionally equivalent to LpxH, replaces it in LPS biosynthesis in a minority of bacteria.), translating into MAGKPIGLIAGNGQFPIMFAQSAQQQGRCVVAVAHEGETLPEIEEVADRVTWVKLGQLGKTIRTFKNAGVAEAVMCGGVTKSKMFTRVWPDFRGAAFWFKLKHRHDDSMLRALAREFEEEGIQIRESTLYVPHLFANPGCYTRRKPSKQEQLDVDAGLRIAKRIGELDIGQAIVVRDGAVVAVEAMEGTDAMIQRAGVLARRNAVVIKVAKPGQDLRFDVPSVGVGTITAMADAGCSVLAVEAGKTLIFERERMVREADSRNICILGCECPPDILSDI; encoded by the coding sequence GTGGCCGGGAAACCCATCGGATTGATCGCCGGAAATGGTCAGTTTCCCATCATGTTCGCCCAATCGGCTCAACAGCAGGGACGGTGCGTGGTGGCCGTGGCGCATGAAGGCGAAACGCTGCCGGAAATCGAGGAGGTCGCCGATCGCGTCACATGGGTTAAGCTGGGTCAGTTGGGTAAAACCATAAGGACGTTCAAGAACGCCGGGGTCGCGGAAGCGGTCATGTGCGGTGGAGTCACGAAAAGCAAGATGTTTACCCGCGTATGGCCGGATTTTCGTGGGGCCGCGTTTTGGTTCAAGTTGAAGCACCGGCACGACGACAGCATGTTGAGGGCCCTGGCCAGAGAATTTGAGGAAGAGGGAATTCAGATTCGGGAATCCACCTTGTACGTGCCGCACCTGTTTGCCAATCCCGGATGCTATACCCGCAGAAAACCGTCCAAACAGGAACAATTAGACGTGGATGCCGGCCTGCGCATCGCCAAACGGATCGGGGAACTGGACATTGGACAGGCCATCGTGGTGCGAGACGGAGCGGTGGTCGCTGTGGAAGCTATGGAAGGAACGGATGCCATGATCCAGAGAGCGGGCGTACTCGCGCGACGCAACGCGGTTGTGATCAAAGTCGCAAAGCCCGGACAGGATCTCCGCTTCGACGTCCCTTCCGTGGGTGTTGGAACCATAACGGCCATGGCCGACGCGGGCTGTTCCGTTCTCGCCGTGGAAGCAGGAAAAACGCTCATCTTCGAGCGAGAACGTATGGTGCGAGAAGCCGACAGTCGAAACATCTGTATATTGGGCTGCGAATGTCCGCCGGACATATTGAGCGACATATAG